In one window of Gossypium arboreum isolate Shixiya-1 chromosome 4, ASM2569848v2, whole genome shotgun sequence DNA:
- the LOC108465427 gene encoding L-type lectin-domain containing receptor kinase IX.1-like isoform X1: protein MNYFIPGNELPCVAANFLKILTPKMKKAQKAENMYLKSRKPEFLFILLFLYTLPMGLLVHFTMAAAIDDGNIHFNLTDFTPNMPHIEFEADTTTSGGQIQLTTNQRNKALNGSVGRATYYQPMHLWDNSSGNPRLADFTTHFSFSIDSLNKSSGDRGDGFAFFLAPDGSKIPPHSGGGCLGLQSCDSDANSKFVAVEFDTYPNVWDPSGLDHVAIDLNSIKTSFYPVQWTWSGIEHGGKVDTFITYNSSTKNLSVFVLGAEDFNRLNSSNLSAILDLSQYLPEWVTFGFSGSTGSSIELHTICSWSFSSNLQVSMNKTINPQNLPPIPPFNSRRKKQTWLRVVLAIVGCISTLLLVPSLVWLFCRRRKYRRMREDGTISFNVDVEMVTAPRKFSYKELRLATNNFADEDLLGEGGFGKVYLGFLRDTNSNIAVKRITPNSQQGVKQYESEITTIIKLRHRNLVQLIGWCHDNKEFLIVYEFLPNRSLDYHLHKEPCLLTWDTRYKIAMGVASGLFYLQEECDRCVLHRDIKSSNVLLDFSFNAKLGDFGLARLVDHGQGSQTTKLILGTDGYIAPECLDTYKAIKESDIYSFGIVALEIASGKKAVAVIERNGKRFKTKLVEWVWELYREERLLDAADPRLSGNYDMEQMERLLLVGLACAHPNYFDRPSIRQAIEILRSKAPLPSLPRDMPVPLHIAALQDNIVTSSASTSCYTSGQTQS, encoded by the coding sequence atgaattattttattccaGGGAATGAATTACCTTGTGTTGCAGCAAATTTCCTCAAAATCCTCACTCCGAAAATGAAGAAGGCTCAAAAAGCTGAGAATATGTATCTCAAATCTCGTAAACCTGAATTTCTCTtcatattattattcttatacaCCCTTCCTATGGGTTTACTTGTTCATTTTACCATGGCTGCAGCAATTGATGATGGTAACATCCATTTCAATTTGACTGATTTCACCCCAAATATGCCTCACATAGAGTTTGAAGCTGATACAACCACATCAGGTGGCCAAATCCAACTCACCACCAACCAGAGAAACAAGGCTTTAAACGGTAGTGTTGGTCGAGCCACTTATTACCAACCAATGCACCTTTGGGACAATTCATCAGGGAATCCCCGACTTGCCGATTTCACCACTCATTTTTCTTTCTCCATCGATTCCTTGAATAAGTCCTCCGGAGATAGGGGTGATGGGTTTGCGTTTTTCCTTGCTCCCGATGGCTCAAAAATCCCTCCTCACTCCGGAGGTGGTTGCTTGGGACTTCAAAGTTGCGATTCAGACGCTAACTCTAAATTTGTTGCAGTGGAATTTGATACGTATCCCAATGTATGGGATCCTTCGGGGTTAGATCACGTGGCCATTGATCTCAACTCTATCAAGACTTCTTTTTACCCTGTCCAATGGACGTGGAGTGGCATTGAACATGGAGGAAAGGTTGATACTTTCATCACTTACAACTCTAGTACAAAAAACCTGAGTGTCTTTGTACTTGGTGCTGAGGACTTTAATCGTCTAAATTCATCTAATCTTTCTGCAATATTGGATCTTAGTCAATATTTACCAGAATGGGTCACTTTTGGCTTCTCCGGATCCACTGGATCTAGCATTGAGCTACACACTATTTGTTCCTGGAGTTTCAGCTCCAACTTACAAGTTTCCATGAATAAAACCATCAATCCTCAAAATCTACCACCAATCCCTCCATTCAACTCCAGAAGGAAGAAACAGACATGGCTACGGGTAGTTCTAGCCATTGTTGGTTGCATTTCTACTTTGCTCCTAGTTCCAAGTCTGGTTTGGCTTTTCTGTAGAAGGAGAAAGTACAGAAGGATGAGGGAAGATGGGACCATTTCTTTCAACGTAGACGTGGAAATGGTGACAGCACCTAGGAAGTTTTCCTACAAGGAACTCAGGCTTGCAACCAATAATTTTGCCGATGAAGATCTCCTTGGAGAGGGAGGTTTTGGAAAAGTTTATTTAGGATTCTTGAGGGACACCAATTCCAATATTGCTGTCAAAAGGATAACTCCAAATTCTCAACAAGGGGTGAAACAGTACGAATCCGAAATTACCACTATTATCAAATTGAGGCACAGGAATTTGGTCCAACTTATCGGTTGGTGCCATGACAATAAGGAGTTTCTCATTGTGTATGAGTTCCTTCCAAATAGGAGTCTCGATTACCATCTACATAAAGAGCCATGCTTGTTGACATGGGATACAAGGTATAAAATCGCCATGGGAGTGGCCTCAGGGTTGTTTTATCTACAAGAAGAATGTGATCGATGCGTGCTGCATCGAGACATCAAGTCAAGTAATGTTCTGCTAGATTTTAGTTTCAATGCCAAGCTTGGTGACTTTGGGCTGGCTAGGCTTGTTGACCACGGACAAGGGTCTCAAACAACAAAATTGATCCTTGGGACTGATGGTTATATAGCACCCGAGTGTCTTGACACATACAAAGCCATTAAGGAATCCGACATATACAGCTTTGGTATTGTTGCCTTAGAAATAGCCTCCGGAAAGAAGGCCGTAGCTGTAATTGAAAGGAATGGCAAGAGATTCAAGACAAAACTGGTGGAATGGGTTTGGGAATTGTATAGGGAAGAGCGTCTTTTGGATGCTGCTGACCCAAGATTGTCTGGAAACTACGACATGGAACAAATGGAACGGTTGCTGTTAGTTGGGCTGGCTTGTGCTCACCCAAACTATTTTGACCGCCCATCCATAAGGCAGGCTATTGAAATCCTTCGTTCCAAAGCCCCACTTCCCAGTTTACCACGCGATATGCCGGTTCCATTACACATTGCAGCTCTGCAAGACAACATCGTTACATCTTCAGCATCCACTTCATGCTATACCAGTGGCCAAACTCAAAGTTGA
- the LOC108465427 gene encoding L-type lectin-domain containing receptor kinase IX.1-like isoform X2, whose protein sequence is MPHIEFEADTTTSGGQIQLTTNQRNKALNGSVGRATYYQPMHLWDNSSGNPRLADFTTHFSFSIDSLNKSSGDRGDGFAFFLAPDGSKIPPHSGGGCLGLQSCDSDANSKFVAVEFDTYPNVWDPSGLDHVAIDLNSIKTSFYPVQWTWSGIEHGGKVDTFITYNSSTKNLSVFVLGAEDFNRLNSSNLSAILDLSQYLPEWVTFGFSGSTGSSIELHTICSWSFSSNLQVSMNKTINPQNLPPIPPFNSRRKKQTWLRVVLAIVGCISTLLLVPSLVWLFCRRRKYRRMREDGTISFNVDVEMVTAPRKFSYKELRLATNNFADEDLLGEGGFGKVYLGFLRDTNSNIAVKRITPNSQQGVKQYESEITTIIKLRHRNLVQLIGWCHDNKEFLIVYEFLPNRSLDYHLHKEPCLLTWDTRYKIAMGVASGLFYLQEECDRCVLHRDIKSSNVLLDFSFNAKLGDFGLARLVDHGQGSQTTKLILGTDGYIAPECLDTYKAIKESDIYSFGIVALEIASGKKAVAVIERNGKRFKTKLVEWVWELYREERLLDAADPRLSGNYDMEQMERLLLVGLACAHPNYFDRPSIRQAIEILRSKAPLPSLPRDMPVPLHIAALQDNIVTSSASTSCYTSGQTQS, encoded by the coding sequence ATGCCTCACATAGAGTTTGAAGCTGATACAACCACATCAGGTGGCCAAATCCAACTCACCACCAACCAGAGAAACAAGGCTTTAAACGGTAGTGTTGGTCGAGCCACTTATTACCAACCAATGCACCTTTGGGACAATTCATCAGGGAATCCCCGACTTGCCGATTTCACCACTCATTTTTCTTTCTCCATCGATTCCTTGAATAAGTCCTCCGGAGATAGGGGTGATGGGTTTGCGTTTTTCCTTGCTCCCGATGGCTCAAAAATCCCTCCTCACTCCGGAGGTGGTTGCTTGGGACTTCAAAGTTGCGATTCAGACGCTAACTCTAAATTTGTTGCAGTGGAATTTGATACGTATCCCAATGTATGGGATCCTTCGGGGTTAGATCACGTGGCCATTGATCTCAACTCTATCAAGACTTCTTTTTACCCTGTCCAATGGACGTGGAGTGGCATTGAACATGGAGGAAAGGTTGATACTTTCATCACTTACAACTCTAGTACAAAAAACCTGAGTGTCTTTGTACTTGGTGCTGAGGACTTTAATCGTCTAAATTCATCTAATCTTTCTGCAATATTGGATCTTAGTCAATATTTACCAGAATGGGTCACTTTTGGCTTCTCCGGATCCACTGGATCTAGCATTGAGCTACACACTATTTGTTCCTGGAGTTTCAGCTCCAACTTACAAGTTTCCATGAATAAAACCATCAATCCTCAAAATCTACCACCAATCCCTCCATTCAACTCCAGAAGGAAGAAACAGACATGGCTACGGGTAGTTCTAGCCATTGTTGGTTGCATTTCTACTTTGCTCCTAGTTCCAAGTCTGGTTTGGCTTTTCTGTAGAAGGAGAAAGTACAGAAGGATGAGGGAAGATGGGACCATTTCTTTCAACGTAGACGTGGAAATGGTGACAGCACCTAGGAAGTTTTCCTACAAGGAACTCAGGCTTGCAACCAATAATTTTGCCGATGAAGATCTCCTTGGAGAGGGAGGTTTTGGAAAAGTTTATTTAGGATTCTTGAGGGACACCAATTCCAATATTGCTGTCAAAAGGATAACTCCAAATTCTCAACAAGGGGTGAAACAGTACGAATCCGAAATTACCACTATTATCAAATTGAGGCACAGGAATTTGGTCCAACTTATCGGTTGGTGCCATGACAATAAGGAGTTTCTCATTGTGTATGAGTTCCTTCCAAATAGGAGTCTCGATTACCATCTACATAAAGAGCCATGCTTGTTGACATGGGATACAAGGTATAAAATCGCCATGGGAGTGGCCTCAGGGTTGTTTTATCTACAAGAAGAATGTGATCGATGCGTGCTGCATCGAGACATCAAGTCAAGTAATGTTCTGCTAGATTTTAGTTTCAATGCCAAGCTTGGTGACTTTGGGCTGGCTAGGCTTGTTGACCACGGACAAGGGTCTCAAACAACAAAATTGATCCTTGGGACTGATGGTTATATAGCACCCGAGTGTCTTGACACATACAAAGCCATTAAGGAATCCGACATATACAGCTTTGGTATTGTTGCCTTAGAAATAGCCTCCGGAAAGAAGGCCGTAGCTGTAATTGAAAGGAATGGCAAGAGATTCAAGACAAAACTGGTGGAATGGGTTTGGGAATTGTATAGGGAAGAGCGTCTTTTGGATGCTGCTGACCCAAGATTGTCTGGAAACTACGACATGGAACAAATGGAACGGTTGCTGTTAGTTGGGCTGGCTTGTGCTCACCCAAACTATTTTGACCGCCCATCCATAAGGCAGGCTATTGAAATCCTTCGTTCCAAAGCCCCACTTCCCAGTTTACCACGCGATATGCCGGTTCCATTACACATTGCAGCTCTGCAAGACAACATCGTTACATCTTCAGCATCCACTTCATGCTATACCAGTGGCCAAACTCAAAGTTGA
- the LOC108465425 gene encoding uncharacterized protein LOC108465425 — translation MSTRSTRRRGTRGSGRGRRGARAESLASDTIPVVDASETPVLTTTDSGTRPYDRTARDDALSQAMLRILERVAKPNTGTESRWSVSKRLRSNGVEVFKGISRVAPNVAEYWLEVTERIMDDLDCTAEQKLKGAVLLLREEAYQWWLTVKEGTQLERITWEFFKSIFQGKYVGASYVDARRKEFLNLTQGDRSVAEYEAEFLRLSRYARRIVATEYECCVQFKDGLRDSLRVLIAPQRERDFAALVEKAKITEDVKRAER, via the coding sequence ATGAGCACACGTAGTACTCGTAGACGGGGTACTAGGGGCagtggtagaggccgtagaggggctcgagctgagtccctTGCCTCTGATACTATACCTGTGGTGGACGCTAGTGAGACACCGGTATTGACTACGACAGATAGTGGGACAAGACCGTATGATCGTACGGCTAgggatgacgcactgtcccaagccatgcttcGTATTCTGGAGAGGGTTGCTAAACCCAACACTGGTACCGAAAGCCGTTGGTCAGTTTCGAAACGTCTCCGGTCGAATGGAGTAGAAGTTTTTAAGGGCATTTCTagagtagccccgaatgtggctgagtactggttggaagtTACGGAGAGAATAATGGATGACCTGGATTGCACGGctgaacaaaagctgaaaggagcgGTATTACTACTTAGGGaggaagcttaccagtggtggttgactgtGAAAGAGGGTACCCAACTCGAGCggattacctgggaattctttaaaTCCATATTTCAAGGGAAGTATGTTGGGGCAAGCTATGTAGATGCCCGGAGGAAGGAATTCTTAAACTTAACTCAAGGGGATCGGtctgtggctgagtatgaggcagagtttttACGACTTAGTCGATATGCCCGTAGAATAGTAGCAACAGAGTATGAATGTTGTGTTCAGTTCAAGGATGGCCTCCGGGATAGTCTACGGGTattaatagctccacagagggagcgagattttgcggCATTAGTAGAGAAAGCTAAAATAACTGAGGATGTGAAGCGCGCTGAGCGCTAG